The Zygosaccharomyces rouxii strain CBS732 chromosome A complete sequence genome window below encodes:
- the NUP2 gene encoding nucleoporin NUP2 (weakly similar to uniprot|P32499 Saccharomyces cerevisiae YLR335W NUP2 Protein involved in nucleocytoplasmic transport binds to either the nucleoplasmic or cytoplasmic faces of the nuclear pore complex depending on Ran-GTP levels also has a role in chromatin organization), which yields MAKRIADSQITRETFREEGSDSDNENGSSSTSHGVAPASVMSKRKIAMPKRKGAGGFNFQPKPSNVDNNNNNNKPSAESQMSNAFNIFKKTQPNDNGTNNDTNAKLKALNLQFKDKVVEIVNKDSFADLRPALDKYKQYIEPLKVEKPLPPIAKSNESDKKEEVASSSEDEEEIKVEGPKFTVQSKPTTSNSVFSFGAKKAEPKRASESDSEDEIEIKGPQFTFNGEVKSDIFKLNKPAEEKKENQPPANPFQQKDSESSLANLAKPASSFGNTNTDTTKPLFNFGQSNSQEEPPKKPTFSFGQPSSEGEPPKKPAFSFGQPKPEEEAAKKPTFSFGQPKPEDGTSKKPSFNFGQPKPEEEAAKKPSFSFGFKPSTPASDASEKSDNKSSFSFKFGQEKPQKDSQAENPKPIFSFGNPAPAANGEKKADAKPAFSFGSSNSSTAPSFSFPKPNNTNDSDSNGTTTTNTDNAPSGGFKFSLPFSQKPASQTSPSSSLSATPQQEESKPEENKEEPSNPIEMQNGEENENLLFSQRSKLMIFNNETKSYDSRGVGELKLLQNKEDKSKVRFLCRSDGMGNILLNTSLVKSFTYSPLTPESENLIKVPVVEAQGKLTTYVAKFKQKSDGRLLVKSVEDVKKDM from the coding sequence ATGGCCAAGAGAATAGCTGATTCCCAAATCACAAGAGAAACGTTTAGAGAAGAGGGTTCAGATTCTGacaatgaaaatggttctTCCTCAACAAGTCATGGGGTTGCACCTGCATCTGTTATGAGTAAGCGTAAAATTGCAATGCCTAAGAGGAAAGGTGCCGGAGGTTTCAATTTTCAACCAAAACCATCGAATGtggataataataataataataataaaccATCAGCGGAATCTCAGATGTCTAATGCATTTAATATCTTTAAAAAAACACAACCCAATGATAATGGTACCAACAATGATACAAACGCTAAGCTTAAAGCTCTTAATCTGCAATTTAAGGATAAAGTGGTAGAAATAGTAAACAAGGATTCATTCGCAGATTTGCGTCCAGCTTTGGATAAATATAAGCAATACATTGAACCACTAAAAGTAGAGAaacctttaccaccaattgCAAAATCTAACGAAAGTGATAAAAAAGAGGAAGTTGCCTCATCTTCAGAGGACGAAGAGGAAATTAAAGTAGAAGGTCCAAAATTTACTGTACAATCAAAACCAACTACTTCAAATTCGGttttttcatttggtgCTAAGAAAGCAGAACCTAAGCGTGCTAGTGAAAGCGAcagtgaagatgaaattgaaattaaaggTCCGCAATTTACGTTTAATGGTGAAGTTAAAAGTGATATCTTTAAATTGAATAAACcagctgaagaaaaaaaggaaaatcaACCACCTGCTAATCCTTTCCAACAAAAAGACTCCGAATCATCCTTAGCGAATTTAGCTAAACCAGCATCTAGTTTTGGTAATACAAATACTGATACTACCAAACcacttttcaattttggtCAATCAAATTCTCAAGAGGAGCCACCAAAGAAACCAACATTCAGTTTCGGTCAACCAAGCTCTGAAGGTGAGCCACCAAAGAAACCAGCATTCAGTTTCGGTCAACCAAAGcctgaagaagaagcagcaAAGAAGCCAACATTCAGTTTCGGTCAACCAAAGCCTGAAGACGGAACATCAAAGAAGCCATCATTCAATTTCGGTCAACCAAAGcctgaagaagaagcagcaAAGAAGCCATCATTTAGCTTTGGTTTCAAACCAAGTACACCTGCATCTGATGCATCAGAAAAGAGCGATAAcaaatcatcattttcatttaaatTCGGTCAAGAGAAGCCACAAAAGGATTCACAGGCTGAAAACCCTaaaccaattttctcatttgGTAATCCAGCTCCAGCTGccaatggtgaaaagaaagcTGATGCAAAGCCAGCGTTTTCGTTTGGTTCATCGAATTCTTCTACTGCACCATCTTTCAGTTTCCCTAAACCAAATAATACCAACGATAGCGACAGCAATGGAACTACTACAACGAATACTGATAATGCTCCAAGCGGTGGCTTCAAGTTTTCACTACCATTTAGTCAGAAACCCGCAAGTCaaacttcaccttcatcatcattatctgCAACCCCTcaacaagaagaatctAAACCAGAAGAAAACAAGGAGGAACcatcaaatccaattgaaatgcaaaatggtgaagaaaatgaaaatttactTTTCTCTCAAAGGTCGAAATTAATGATTTTTAATAATGAGACTAAATCGTATGATTCCAGAGGTGTAGgtgaattaaaattgttaCAGAACAAGGAAGATAAGTCTAAAGTAAGGTTCCTTTGTAGATCAGATGGTATGGGTAATATTTTACTTAATACTAGTCTGGTAAAAAGTTTTACTTATTCACCATTGACTCCCGAAAGTGAAAATTTGATTAAAGTTCCAGTTGTAGAGGCTCAAGGGAAATTGACCACCTACGTGGCTAAATTCAAACAGAAGTCAGATGGACGACTTCTCGTGAAGTCCGTCGAAG